One Raphanus sativus cultivar WK10039 unplaced genomic scaffold, ASM80110v3 Scaffold3100, whole genome shotgun sequence genomic window, TTCCAAATAATCTCATATgcatatatacatgtataatgtattttatataatgcATATGTACGCGTGTAATGTAGCTTTCATCCATAAAATTGGTATTTGTCAGAACGTCATGAAAATAGGTTTCCGTGCGTTCTGTTCACAATGCGTGTTCTTCTAatacaaataatagtatatcacttgtcaatttttttttggtaaaaataccACTAGACTAATGAAATATTTATCACTTGTCGATTTTTAAAGGTTACTTTCACTTTTTGTAAAATCAAAAGTCATActagttatataaaataaaagcaaaTCATTTTTGGATAACGCAGAATTTTATTCATCTCTGTGTTTTTGTTAACCACTATAAAAAACATCATTAGAATCTAAATAACGCAGAATTATCAGaaactaaaacatatatatgtacacagagatttttgagtttagcccaacaaagaaagaaaaataaaatttgtagataaaAATAAAGGAATTTCTTCAAGGGTTATAGATGGAGTTACCACATTTGCATTTCCAGCTCATGGGTTTATAATTAGTAGTGTCTTCTCCTCTGATGTAATCGAGATTAATAATCACAGAGGAcgaaaaagaagaaggagagtgAAGCTTCGTTTGGTGATTAGTAGGAACTTGAATTGCTTCACAGTGACCACACGAACGACATCTCACTCTTTCACATCTTGGTGGACTTGATCCTATTAAAcctctcatcatcatcttctgaTCTTGATCTCCTCTCTGTCCATAATTAATGACATTTAAAAAATCAAGATAATTGGAAGGAAATAAAAACAGGAGGTTTAAGAACTGTACCTTAGTGAATTCACGCGAGTTTGGC contains:
- the LOC108821148 gene encoding EPIDERMAL PATTERNING FACTOR-like protein 2 — translated: MALSILCLKMPLCSKMSSCLLMLLILNSTLFSLMANGRPEPNSREFTKRGDQDQKMMMRGLIGSSPPRCERVRCRSCGHCEAIQVPTNHQTKLHSPSSFSSSVIINLDYIRGEDTTNYKPMSWKCKCGNSIYNP